GCGAGTTCGATCAGGCGGCGGACGACCTGCTCTCGCTGGCCGTCCAGGAAAGGCGAATGGTCCATCAGGTCGAGAAACTTAAGACCGTGGCCCGCCAACCATAAGATTGCCGCATCAGCCTTGAACTCGCTCCTCTTCCCCCACAGTTGCTCTTCGAATTCCTCGAATCGATCATTGACTTCATGCAGGATCCCGGGCTCGTTTGCAACGGCGGCGAGCAGTGCGATTCCCATTTCCCGATTCTTCATCGGGCTGTGTTCCGATTCCAAAGTGGCCCGGAGGTGGAGTTCCAATTCCGTCTGGTATTGCCCGGCGAGCCGATCGCGTTCCTTATCACATGCCGCAACGATGGCATCGATGTGCGCGGCAAGAATCTCTGCGATGAGTTCCCGTTTCGATTTGAAGTGATAGAGTAAGCCACCCTTGCTGACTCCGGCTTCCTGAGCCACGGCGTCCAGCGTCAGGTGCCCTGCGCCATCGCGAGAGGCAATTGTCTCCGCGGCCTTCAGGATACGCTCTCTTGAACTTGGTCGACCCATCGTTCTTCCATCTCCTTCCTGCCCGAGTCTACTTCTGCGCAACCACTGCGGTGTCGGCGATATCGGCGCCGCCGCCAAGCACGGAGAAAAGACTCACCTGGTTTGCGACCTTGGCGTATCGAAGCGCCAAGAGTCCCTGTTCCGCTGCATAGAGCGAACGCTGTGCATCGAGGACGCCGAGGTAATTGTCCAACCCCTTCTCGTAGCGCAATGTGGCCAGTCGATGTGTGTGCTCTACCGACTCGACGACGTTCTCCTGTGCGGCGATTTGTTCGTCGATGGTTCCGCGCACGGCCAGTGCGTCGGCCACTTCGCGGAACGCGTTCTGGATGGCTCGTTCGTACTGAACAACGGCGATCTTCTGCTGAGATTTGCTGACCTTAAGCGCAGACCAGGTGCGAGCATCGAAAATCGGCATCACAATGTTCGGGACGAAGCTCCAGGTCTCGGTCCCCTGCTCGAACAGGCGATTGAGATCATTACTGGCAGTGCCGAGCGTGGTTGTGAGTGAGATCCGCGGGAAGAACGCTGCCCGCGCCGCGCCGATGTTGGCGTAGGAACCCTTCAGGGAAGCCTCGGCCTGCAAGACATCCGGACGGCGAAGCAGGACTTCCGAATTGAGGCCCGGTTCCAATGCCTTCGGCGCGGCCACGCCTTCGAGACTGTCCGGAAGCAGACTGTCAGGAACCGGCGCCCCGACGAGGAACTCGAGCGCATTCCTGTCCTGCGCGATCATTTGTGCGTAACTCGC
This genomic stretch from bacterium harbors:
- a CDS encoding TetR/AcrR family transcriptional regulator gives rise to the protein MGRPSSRERILKAAETIASRDGAGHLTLDAVAQEAGVSKGGLLYHFKSKRELIAEILAAHIDAIVAACDKERDRLAGQYQTELELHLRATLESEHSPMKNREMGIALLAAVANEPGILHEVNDRFEEFEEQLWGKRSEFKADAAILWLAGHGLKFLDLMDHSPFLDGQREQVVRRLIELASDPSPLREKKQ
- a CDS encoding efflux transporter outer membrane subunit gives rise to the protein MKSARITSLFLTALATVALTACSLAPKYERPDAPVPDQWPAGAAYDEYTTPTIEAPDISWREYFVDDNMCQVIEMALENNRDLQIAALNVEQMRGLYGIKQRELLPTVSAAGTMSKQRLSGDLVGVGAPRNVNQYSVDLGILSWELDFFGRLRSLKDEGLQEFLASEHARKSTEILLTSSVAQTYLAMATDLENLQLARETLETQEHALRIVQRQFDAGVATELDLYRAKTPVDSARKDLASYAQMIAQDRNALEFLVGAPVPDSLLPDSLEGVAAPKALEPGLNSEVLLRRPDVLQAEASLKGSYANIGAARAAFFPRISLTTTLGTASNDLNRLFEQGTETWSFVPNIVMPIFDARTWSALKVSKSQQKIAVVQYERAIQNAFREVADALAVRGTIDEQIAAQENVVESVEHTHRLATLRYEKGLDNYLGVLDAQRSLYAAEQGLLALRYAKVANQVSLFSVLGGGADIADTAVVAQK